From the genome of Brachyhypopomus gauderio isolate BG-103 chromosome 20, BGAUD_0.2, whole genome shotgun sequence, one region includes:
- the LOC143484434 gene encoding uncharacterized protein LOC143484434 isoform X1, with product MQPSYCPLLLCMYLPLVLSCFLYIPPAGGFFVPNCKLKGSLKYPSNLKALCSKRELDVIPHKVPENARVLDLSYNRIRNVNKKDLMHLTELGHLNMSYNMILDVEDGAFGNLKALQELNLGHNKLSTVSEQLFQNLVNLIVLRLDENQIENISISAFDSLVSLQLLNLTGNCLSDIYKAHAIFKLLNLQELHIGKNRFASFQSWQISNTSLQLKVLDLSENPLEVFRITADIFPQLKSLDLAFRNGSMYWYVQDKKFLGNVTMLNLNGMQRTRQEIELLLETFNTSLTKLRLHQFVEDTVKPLVTTACLINTLTTIHLTSSNLRSISEVELMYCKDVLTLDLAENSLNNITHWAFRSMDKLNTLYLSYNKLNTVPTAIGNLSSLKILDLSYNSIHSLTHSDFYNLTELNMLIIYGNSLSFIENCAFQNLGKLRYLRIDSGRLFSVTNSFKTCLQKLNVLNLAQNKLNSIHKGDFGDLYSLTHLLLNDNQITTIEQGAFKRLGDLKVLNLQSNKITKSSITVAVLSGLTNLKVLLLNNNYISYNDPNDLKQPPFVHLKSLDHLAIHSQGHKGMTNIPFNFLVGLTSLQKLTAANLNLNSLHYSTFSHTPKLWHLDLSRNEFISLSSQLFKPLKNLKTLHLPSTGLQSLDFLMQANLTEIQFLQVSKNALSVINDSVIIAFRKLTYIDLQGNTFTCDCSNAWFIDWVIRNTDTQVINADQLTCNYPSRLRGDRLMELDLESCSVDVGFVCFISTTILISLNMLISVLYHFLKWQVVYVYYKFLAYLYESKQHRKGVSSDFQYDAFISYNTHDELWVMRELLPQLEGKQGWKLCLHHRDFQPGKCVVDNIVDGIYGSRKTICVISRHYLESEWCSRELQVASFRLFDEKKDVLILVFLEDIPTHQLSPYYRMRKLIKKRTYLSWPKPEQDIRIFWQKLRVALETSGTAEDESLIPSRIGRT from the coding sequence ATGCAACCTTCATATTGTCCACTGCTGCTCTGCATGTACCTGCCATTAGTATTGTCCTGCTTTCTTTATATTCCACCTGCAGGTGGGTTTTTTGTACCTAACTGTAAACTCAAAGGCTCTCTGAAATATCCTTCAAATTTGAAAGCATTATGCAGTAAACGTGAACTTGATGTCATACCACACAAGGTGCCGGAAAACGCAAGAGTTTTAGATCTTTCTTACAATCGCATaagaaatgtaaacaaaaaggATTTAATGCATCTGACTGAGCTTGGACACCTGAATATGTCCTACAACATGATCCTGGATGTAGAGGATGGGGCTTTTGGGAATTTGAAAGCCTTGCAAGAGTTGAATCTCGGCCACAACAAACTCAGTACCGTGTCAGAACAGCTCTTCCAAAATCTGGTCAATCTCATTGTGCTACGACTGGATGAAAATCAAATTGAGAATATCTCTATCTCTGCATTTGATTCCCTTGTTAGTTTACAATTGCTGAATTTAACAGGTAATTGTTTATCTGATATCTATAAAGCTCATGCAATCTTTAAATTGCTCAACCTTCAGGAGCTGCACATTGGAAAAAACAGATTTGCTTCATTTCAAAGTTGGCAGATATCAAATACATCTTTACAACTGAAAGTCCTGGATTTATCTGAAAATCCTTTGGAGGTATTCAGGATCACAGCAGATATTTTTCCTCAACTCAAGTCATTAGACCTAGCTTTCAGGAACGGAAGTATGTATTGGTATGTGCAGGACAAAAAATTCCTGGGAAACGTTACTATGCTTAATTTAAATGGAATGCAAAGAACCCGTCAGGAGATTGAATTGTTGCTGGAAACCTTTAACACTTCATTGACTAAACTAAGACTGCACCAGTTCGTAGAGGACACTGTGAAACCACTAGTTACCACTGCTTGCTTAATTAACACACTAACAACAATACATTTAACATCTAGCAATTTGAGATCTATATCAGAAGTAGAACTAATGTACTGCAAAGATGTGCTAACTTTGGACTTGGCTGAGAACAGTCTGAACAACATAACCCATTGGGCATTTAGGTCAATGGATAAGCTTAATACACTGTATCTCTCCTACAACAAACTCAATACTGTTCCGACTGCTATTGGAAACCTTTCCTCTTTAAAGATCCTAGACCTCAGTTACAACAGTATCCATAGTTTAACACACTCTGATTTTTACAACCTGACAGAGTTAAACATGTTGATTATTTATGGAAATTCTTTGTCTTTTATTGAAAATTGTGCTTTTCAAAACCTTGGGAAATTAAGGTATTTGCGTATTGACTCAGGCAGACTATTTTCTGTAACAAATAGTTTTAAAACTTGTCTCCAGAAACTAAACGTTTTGAATTTAGCACAAAATAAGCTGAATTCCATCCATAAAGGAGATTTTGGGGATTTGTATTCTCTTACACATTTGCTTTTAAATGACAATCAAATAACTACCATAGAACAGGGGGCATTTAAGAGACTGGGTGACCTGAAGGTACTGAACCTGCAATCAAACAAAATCACTAAAAGTTCTATAACTGTTGCTGTATTATCGGGACTTACAAACCTGAAAGTTCTTTTGCTGAATAACAATTATATCTCATATAATGATCCGAATGATCTCAAACAGCCACCCTTTGTACATCTGAAGTCTTTGGATCATCTAGCTATCCACAGCCAAGGCCACAAAGGAATGACAAATATCCCTTTTAACTTTTTGGTTGGACTAACATCTTTGCAGAAACTTACTGCAGCAAACCTCAATTTAAACTCTCTCCACTACAGCACATTTTCACACACCCCAAAACTGTGGCACCTAGACCTCAGCAGAAATGAAttcatctcactctcctcacaatTATTCAAGCCCCTTAAGAACCTGAAGACATTGCATTTGCCCTCTACTGGTTTGCAGTCACTGGACTTCCTCATGCAAGCAAACCTCACTGAAATCCAATTCTTGCAGGTCAGCAAGAATGCACTGTCAGTCATAAATGATTCAGTAATAATTGCATTTAGAAAGCTAACTTACATCGATCTACAAGGCAATACTTTTACTTGCGACTGCAGCAATGCCTGGTTTATTGACTGGGTGATCAGAAATACTGATACACAAGTTATAAATGCAGACCAGTTAACATGCAACTACCCATCAAGGCTCAGAGGTGATCGGCTCATGGAGCTTGACCTGGAGTCGTGCTCTGTAGATGTGGGATTTGTCTGCTTCATTTCTACAACCATTTTAATTTCTCTGAATATGCTTATCTCTGTTCTCTATCATTTCTTAAAATGGCAGGTTGTCTATGTGTACTATAAATTTCTGGCTTACCTCTATGAGAGCAAACAGCACAGAAAGGGAGTCTCCAGTGACTTCCAGTATGATGCTTTCATTTCCTACAACACCCACGATGAATTGTGGGTTATGAGGGAGCTCTTACCTCAACTGGAGGGAAAACAGGGTTGGAAGTTATGTTTACACCACCGAGACTTCCAGCCAGGCAAATGTGTTGTGGATAATATTGTGGATGGGATTTATGGCAGCCGCAAGACCATCTGTGTGATCAGTCGTCACTACCTGGAGAGTGAGTGGTGCTCCAGAGAGCTCCAGGTGGCCAGTTTTCGACTCTTTGATGAGAAGAAAGATGTTCTGATTCTGGTTTTCTTGGAGGATATTCCAACACATCAACTGTCTCCATACTACAGGATGAGAAAACTAATCAAGAAACGAACCTACCTGAGTTGGCCCAAACCAGAACAAGACATTCGCATCTTCTGGCAGAAACTGAGAGTAGCTCTGGAGACCAGCGGGACTGCTGAAGATGAGAGTCTTATTCCTTCTAGAATAGGAAGGACATGA